AGAAATTAAGATTGAAATTACTTTACTTTTTAACCACCAGGTATGATTTGGCCTAATTACTTGCGGTATCCACAAAGGGTTCAGCGAAGCGCTCGTAGCTCCCACTCTGTTTGTCCTCGTTCTTTAGTTGGGAAGTCTGTTCATGCACACTCGCCCAATTTCCACCTGTTGTTGCCTTGGACCTCAAGTAGGTGATCTTGTAGTCACCAATAGCATCCCAATATTCTCCACTTTTGGCCTTGGACTCTCCGTACTCATGGTAAGATTCATCATCTGAATATTCTTCATAAGATTCATTATCTGAATATTCTTGACTTTCGTTTGAGTAAGTGGTACCACGACCATCATAAGATTCACCATCTGAATATTCTGATTCATCATTTGGATATTCTTGAGTGTCATTGAAATTTGAATAAGTGGTACCACAATCACTATAAGATTCATCTTCTGAATATTTTTCACCATCTTTGTACTTTGAGTAATTGGTACTACGGTCACTAGAAGATTCAATATCTAAATAATTTTGACCTTTGTTGGACTGGGAGTAATTGACACTATTAGAATTACAATCACGATCAGAATCACAGTCACCAATAGAAGAATTACAGAACCAATAAGAATCAGAATCACAGTCACCAGGAGAATCATAAGAGTCACAGATTCCATAAGAATCAAAATCCGAATCTCCCATTTGAATAAATTCTGTATCCACCATTCCATAAATATCAGGCTTTTTTACATGAATACCACAAGTAGAATATGATAATGCCTAGTGTAGTAACTGAGAACAATCTAAAATACAAGATTATATAATCTTTAAAACAATATTTGCTGCTTACAATTACCTATTAGACATATTAACAAGGCACATAAGGGCTAAAAAGGTACAAAATCATTTTTCAGCGTAACTGTGTAAACAATTAAGCTTTGATTTACACGCGGCCACTTTGATGTTAACAGATTTGACATTGAAATTGGTAAAGCATTTTCTGAACACTGAACACAATTATAAGAAACACAACAGGGTATGACCATTTTGCAAACTATCAATAAGGTAAAAAAAGTATAAGGcttaattaacaacaaaaatcTAAAATTAGAGACATGAATGTATAATCTAGAGTCTGTAAAATAATGCAAGAACAAAACAGTTGGATCAAATGAAGACAGAAATAAAACTCACCTTTGGCAAAGGCAGGGCAGGGGCTTTTGCTGTGAACTGAAGGTGTTGGGGATATTTATGTAGGTTAGAAGTTTAAGAGCCCGTTCGGCCTGGGGACTTGTGGAGTCCAATATAAAAGTTATTTTGACTTCAAGTCAAAAGTTTGTTTGAATTAAATCCGAAATCCTCTCCCAATTCTATATAAAAAGTTATTTTCACATGCTTTAAAAAAGATCAAATTGAACATGGTGATATAAATGTTAACTCATTTATTTAGCAAAAATATAAAAGTTGTTAGCTGTTCATTCATGAAAGAAGGGATTAAACTATAACCGTTTCTGATATGGACACacaataaaaaaattgaaaataatttacgtatcaaaattatttttgaaattttactTTAAGTTGACCAATCTACATTGGATTATTAATTTTCAGCAAATAATCCCCTAAGACTGCCATTCATCTTGTAAACCATCTTAATGTTATATTCTCACTGGAATTTTTTGTTCCGAGTCCACAATAGCAATCAAGTGACTAaatacaagaaagtaagaaagaaAGTGATTTTCAAGCCAAGCCTCAACCCAAATCCTTAGTGATATCCTAAGAGAAATCTTTAATACAGAACTTCAACCTTCAATGGTAGACTAGACAAGTAGTTCGCAAATGGTAGACTACTAAAGCATAAAATTCAAGATCAAAACATAGAGAATCTCCAGGCTACATGCCAATGAAGGATAGATGGTAAAACCTAATACTTGTTGTATTTTGGGTAGTACCCAACAGCTTTcttgttgctgttgctgctgctttTATCGAATTCGACATGCTTCACTTTCTCCTCGCGGTAGTACTCGGTAAAACCGCTTTTGTCACCAACTTTGTAGGTATCAGATCTGGTGTGCTCATCCTTGTAACCTCGATTCCCAGACCTATCCACAAAGGGTTCACCACAGACCGCCTTGTCCTTAGCAGTAAAACGCTCATAGCTCCCATTCTGTTTGTCCTCATTCTTAGCACGGAATGTCTGCTGATGCACATTCACCTGACTTCCACCACTCAGCGTCATGGACTTAAAGCGACTGGTACCGTAGTCACCAAGAGCATGATGTTGTTCAGCTGAATGCCCTTTGCTTTTCGTGTGTAACTCTGAGTGAGTAGTACCATAGTCACCAATAGCATAgtcttcatcatctgaagagtCTGCACTTTCCACGTGTGACTCTGAGTGAGTAGTACCATAGTCACCAATAGCATAgtcttcatcatctgaagagtCTGCGCTTTCCACGTGTGACTCTGAGTGAGTAGTACCATAGTCACCAATAGCACAgtcttcatcatctgaagagtCTCCGCTTTCCACATGAATGGTTCCATGGTCACCAAGAGCACAGTCCCCAACGTCTTCATCATCTGAAGCGACTCCGCTTTCCACGTGAGTGGTATCGTAGTCACCAAGAGCATAGTCTCCACCGCCTTCATGATCTGAATTGTCTTCCCCTCCCATGTTGGACTCCGAGTATGTGTCTTCATAGTCATCACCAGCATAATATTCATCATCCGAATCTGAATACACTCCTGCCATTTGTAGATACTCTGTATCCACCAAAAGCGTAACTGAGAACAAAGTAACAGAAAGCACAATGCAATAAACTCAGAGAAAAGAAGAGATAAAAGGCTATAATAATTATTGCACCAAAATGATATGCAGCCAAAATCTGAATTGACAATATAACAACTTGTCCTTTTTGTTGTGTATGTGTCTAGGGTTTAGGTATATTTCTGTGTATAAGGTGCAGAATGGAATATAGAAACAAGAGAAGAACTATGTATTCTGGGCTTCTAATATATTCTGTATATTTCAATCTTTTCAATCTTATTAAAAACAATATAATCTTCTCCTTTATATAATAGGAGAATATAAAACATCATACATGAATTAAAATAGATACATCTACTGAGTTCTTTGAACCATACTTAATGCAACCTCTTATATTCTTCTACATTCTCTGAACCAACAATATGCATGAATATTCCTGAATTCCAGGAGTTAGTTTACTTGTTCAACACTTTTATCCTCTATCAGGAGGAGCCTACTGCCACTACTTAATTACACAAAGTCCAGAATACCCTTCTATCTTAGAGCAAAGCCAATGGTGTGCTAAATATAAGTGTAGCTATTTCTATAATTTAGCTATTTCTATAATTTAGCACCAAAAAGTACATATCGGTGCTAAAATAGAACCATGTCTCCAATTGTTTGTGCTAAATCTTGTATAATATACATCAAAAACTCATATCCAAAACCTAAAAACATCAAAGGTACACTAATTATTCTGTACGAAATAGGGGAGAATATCAAAACTACCAGAACTGACATTATATTTATAAAAGCATTATTACGCAATATGCAGATCCTCCCAAAGAATCAAACAATGCTGGGATCTTGCACATCTATTATCGCCAATTTGTACTACTATATTGCAGATCACAACATCACCACATTATATGTACACTAACTGAAAATATTTATGATACTGTCAAACAAACAAACCAGGCAAGAATCATCTATTTACGTACAGATTAGGATTGTGACCATTTCTTAACACCTTACAACTGATCCTGATAGTCATACTTCAACACGACAAGTCAATAATCCTAGCACATTATATGAACACCGTAAACAAAAATATATATGTAAAGAAAGCCACATGATCTAGATCTAGAAGCCCCGTGATATCAATTTTTACGGTAAAAATATTGCAAAAGCTGAACAGTGAAATCATCGTGAGACAAACAGAACCCCTACTAATCACATACTCCCTCCGTTCCAATTAATCTGTCCAGTTTGAGTTTTGCACGTAGTTTAAGGTGCATTGACCGCATAGTTCCATTGATTATTTTTCAACTtttctttttgtgaataaaaatttaagatttgaatatttatttacaaaaaaaattgaaagatAATCAGCGGAACTATGCGGTTAATGCTCCTTAAACTACGTGCAAAAGTCAAACtggacagataaattgggacggagggagtacatcATTAAAAGCTCGACTAAACATCTACTCTCCTCGGCATTTAAACACCAAAAATAACAAATTAAAACTATAGTAAGCTACATTTTAGAAATCAAAATTCATTGTTTACAGTACATTGTTGTAACATCTCGGAATCACGGAGAAATATCAAAGATGAATAAGTCCAAAAACAGCTACATAATATGTACTTAATTATACTCAAACTG
The sequence above is drawn from the Apium graveolens cultivar Ventura chromosome 2, ASM990537v1, whole genome shotgun sequence genome and encodes:
- the LOC141706405 gene encoding uncharacterized protein LOC141706405, which produces MGDSDFDSYGICDSYDSPGDCDSDSYWFCNSSIGDCDSDRDCNSNSVNYSQSNKGQNYLDIESSSDRSTNYSKYKDGEKYSEDESYSDCGTTYSNFNDTQEYPNDESEYSDGESYDGRGTTYSNESQEYSDNESYEEYSDDESYHEYGESKAKSGEYWDAIGDYKITYLRSKATTGGNWASVHEQTSQLKNEDKQSGSYERFAEPFVDTASN
- the LOC141708778 gene encoding uncharacterized protein LOC141708778, which codes for MAGVYSDSDDEYYAGDDYEDTYSESNMGGEDNSDHEGGGDYALGDYDTTHVESGVASDDEDVGDCALGDHGTIHVESGDSSDDEDCAIGDYGTTHSESHVESADSSDDEDYAIGDYGTTHSESHVESADSSDDEDYAIGDYGTTHSELHTKSKGHSAEQHHALGDYGTSRFKSMTLSGGSQVNVHQQTFRAKNEDKQNGSYERFTAKDKAVCGEPFVDRSGNRGYKDEHTRSDTYKVGDKSGFTEYYREEKVKHVEFDKSSSNSNKKAVGYYPKYNKY